The Fodinibius salinus nucleotide sequence AGCTGACAAAGCAACTCATATTCAAACCGATGGCGATGTAGATTACAATTCTGCAACCTATGCCAAAATTCTAGCCACCTTTTTTGAGGACAAGGAATATGATATTATCGCTTGCGGAAAACAGTCACAGGATACTGATGCGGGACTGGCCGGAAGCATGATGGCTGAACATCTTAATCTCCCCTACGCAACAAATGCTGTGGGCTTGAGTATCGAAGATAGTAACCTGATTGTAAAACGTCAGGGCGATGCTGGACAGGAAATAATTGAACTCCCCTCCTCTTGTTTGGTAACATGCTCTAATGATATGAATGAGCCGCGTATACCCAGCCTCAAAGGTATTATGAAATCCAAGAAAAAGCCGATGGAAACAGTTGAGCTTTCTGATCTGGATATTGCTGAGGAAGATATAAAACCCAACACAAAAGTAACCGGTCACATGGAAAAGCCAGAGCGCGAACCGGGACAGAAATTTGAGGGCGATCCCGAAGAGCTGGCACAAAAAGTAGCTAATCTCCTCGATGAAGAGGCAAATGTCATTTAATGAGTAACGAGTAAAGGTAATGAGTAAAATGGTACTCGTTACTCATCACTCGTTCAACAGAAATTCCGAACGATAAATAAATTATTTCAACAATGAGCACTCTACTAACTCACATTGCAATCAGCGACGGAAAAATTAAGCGATCATCCCTTGAGGTGTTGTCTCGTATGCATCAGCTGGCCAACGAATATGGCCACGATACCGAAGCAGTTATTATCGATGAGCAGCCTTCACAGTATGTTGATGAGGTTGCCAAATACGGTGCTTCTACGATCTATACCATCGAAAATCCAATTTTCAAAAATCATAGAAATACGCCCCTGCTTAAGGCGTTATCTGCTGTAATGGATGAAGCCAATCCCTACATTTTTGGTTTTGGTTCTACGGAAGGCACTAAAGATATTCTGGGT carries:
- a CDS encoding electron transfer flavoprotein subunit beta/FixA family protein, whose protein sequence is MKLYVCIKQVPDVDAPIQIKNGTLIQDTDRMVLNAYDASAVEEALVLTEEHEGEVEVVMVGPEGSKETIRKALAMGADKATHIQTDGDVDYNSATYAKILATFFEDKEYDIIACGKQSQDTDAGLAGSMMAEHLNLPYATNAVGLSIEDSNLIVKRQGDAGQEIIELPSSCLVTCSNDMNEPRIPSLKGIMKSKKKPMETVELSDLDIAEEDIKPNTKVTGHMEKPEREPGQKFEGDPEELAQKVANLLDEEANVI